One part of the Quercus lobata isolate SW786 chromosome 7, ValleyOak3.0 Primary Assembly, whole genome shotgun sequence genome encodes these proteins:
- the LOC115952792 gene encoding protein MODIFIER OF SNC1 11 isoform X2 — protein MATDSSEQLNLNNPTTTTTAAAEENPKKTLDDDSTTTTAVPPTTTTEPDHLEEEEEEEEPADEATDQPSVTTVDSDAKSGDDSKSAVAAASAPAAAASPVAGDVVDVDPASNIQKKIRRAERFGISLQLTEEEKRNSRKERFGTGSTVPGSDSEAFKKSEDLKRKARAERFGIRDSPVATDEDAKKKARLAKFAPVSKTDPLEEEKRKARTIRFSNPPKNSSSPVNGKGNMESAAIAGKAGGGV, from the exons ATGGCCACCGATTCATCAGAGCAACTCAACCTCAACAACCCTACTACTACAACTACTGCTGCTGCAGaggaaaaccctaaaaaaaccCTAGACGACGACAGTACCACTACTACTGCTGTCcctcccaccaccaccaccgaaCCAGATCAcctcgaagaagaagaagaagaggaagagccAGCCGATGAGGCTACCGATCAGCCTTCTGTAACCACCGTCGATTCCGATGCGAAGTCCGGCGACGATTCGAAGAGCGCCGTAGCCGCCGCCTCCGCCCCGGCGGCGGCTGCCTCGCCTGTAGCAGGGGATGTTGTTGATGTGGATCCGGCTTCCAATATTCAGAAGAAGATCCGTCGTGCCGAGCGATTCGGAATTTCCTTGCAACTCACCGAGGAGGAGAAGCGTAATTCACGAAAGGAGAG GTTTGGCACCGGTTCCACAGTGCCTGGGTCAGACTCAGAGGCATTTAAGAAGTCAGAGGATCTGAAGAGGAAGGCTAGAGCAGAGAG gtTTGGGATTCGTGATTCGCCTGTGGCTACTGATGAGGATGCGAAGAAGAAAGCTCGGCTTGCCAAATTTGCACCGGTTTCTAAAACAGATCCCTtggaagaagagaaaaggaagGCAAGGACGATCAG GTTTTCAAACCCTCCAAAAAATTCTTCATCACCTGTGAATGGCAAAGGAAATATGGAGTCG GCAGCTATTGCAGGCAAGGCTGGAGGAGGGGTTTGA
- the LOC115953409 gene encoding glutathione S-transferase L3-like, translating to MAAAIVNEHLPTPLDATSEQPPLFDGTTRLYVSYTCPFAQRVWILRNYKGLHDKIKLVPIDLQNRPAWYKEKVYHENKVPSLEHNGKVIGESLDLIKYVDSNFEGPSLQPNDPAKKEFAEELITYSDTFNKIVFTSFKGDTVKEAGPAFDHLENALHKFNDGPFFLGHELSLVDIAYIPFVEKFQAFLSGVWNYDITAGRPKLTKWIEEVNKIDAYKPTKTDPKVIVELFCARFLAKH from the exons atggCAGCTGC GATCGTGAACGAGCATCTTCCCACACCTTTGGATGCCACTTCTGAACAACCTCCTCTCTTTGATGGAACTACAAG GTTGTACGTCTCTTATACATGCCCGTTTGCACAGCGTGTGTGGATCCTCAGGAACTACAAG GGTTTACATGACAAGATTAAATTAGTTCCAATTGACCTTCAAAACAGGCCTGCTTGGTACAAAGAGAAAGTCTACCATGAAAACAAG GTACCCTCATTGGAACACAATGGCAAAGTCATTGGGGAGAGCCTTGATTTGATTAAATATGTAGACAGCAACTTTGAAGGACCTTCTCTTCAACCCAAT GATCCTGCTAAAAAAGAGTTTGCTGAAGAACTGATAACCTACAGTGATACCTTCAACAAGATAGTGTTCACATCATTCAAAGGAGACACTGTCAAAGAAGCTG GCCCTGCTTTTGACCACCTAGAGAATGCTCTTCATAAATTTAATGATGGGCCTTTCTTCCTTGGCCATGAGCTCAGTTTG GTGGACATAGCTTACATCCCGTTTGTTGAAAAATTCCAAGCCTTCCTTTCAGGAGTGTGGAATTATGACATCACTGCAGGAAGGCCTAAACTTACTAAGTGGATCGAG GAGGTGAACAAGATTGATGCTTATAAGCCAACAAAGACGGATCCCAAAGTGATTGTTGAATTATTCTGTGCCCGCTTTTTG
- the LOC115953412 gene encoding thylakoid membrane protein TERC, chloroplastic, protein MGLASVIHPAMPRVSLPPKWTRLQLSHHHILTISTPTVGHNCRRAEYFPISCSRGTEQEDNLSTSESKRISSQSYDDIVNTETSDTSSSASHLETTEAHEYTSSVRTVALCVCTAVAFGIGLGLKDGVGKATEFFAGYILEQSLSVDNLFVFVLIFKYFKVPIMYQNRVLSYGIAGAVVFRLTLILLGAATLQRFEAVNLLLASILLYSSFKLFTSEEDDTDLSNNFVVKTCQRFIPVTASYDGNRFITSQGGVWKATPLLLTVAVIELSDIAFAVDSIPAVFGVTRDPFIVFTSNLFAILGLRSLYTLISEGMSDLEYLQPAIGIVLGFIGCKMILDFFGFHVSTEASLGVVATCLSGGVLLSLVNKSD, encoded by the exons ATGGGATTAGCTTCAGTAATCCACCCCGCCATGCCTAGGGTTTCGCTCCCTCCCAAATGGACTCGTCTTCAACTTAGCCACCACCATATTCTCACCATTTCTACACCtacag TGGGTCATAATTGTCGCCGAGCCGAATATTTTCCAATTTCTTGCTCCAGAGGAACCGAGCAGGAGGATAATTTATCTACCTCAG AAAGCAAGAGAATCAGTTCTCAATCATATGATGACATTGTCAACACAGAGACATCTGACACTTCCTCTTCGGCCAGTCATTTAGAAACAACTGAGGCGCATGAGTATACCTCCTCTGTTAGAACTGTTGCCTTGTGT GTGTGCACTGCAGTGGCATTTGGCATTGGTTTGGGTTTGAAAGATGGAGTTGGCAAGGCCACTGAGTTTTTTGCTGG GTATATATTGGAACAAAGTTTGTCAGTGGACAATCTGTTTGTCTTTGTTTTGATATTCAAGTACTTTAAAGTGCCAATTATGTATCAG AATCGGGTACTTTCATATGGTATTGCTGGTGCTGTGGTCTTTCGTTTGACGTTGATACTCCTTGGAGCGGCCACCCTTCAG AGATTCGAGGCAGTGAACCTACTACTGGCTTCAATTCTCCTATACTCCTCATTTAAG CTATTTACCAGTGAAGAAGATGATACTGACCTATCCAACAACTTTGTGGTGAAGACATGCCAAAGATTTATCCCTGTCACAG CTAGTTATGATGGCAATCGTTTTATAACAAGTCAGGGTGGTGTCTGGAAA GCCACTCCTTTACTTCTCACGGTAGCAGTTATTGAGCTCAGTGACATAGCATTTGCA GTTGACTCAATACCTGCAGTCTTTGGTGTAACACGGGATCCTTTCATAGTTTTTACTTCTAATCTCTTTGCGATCTTAG GTTTGAGATCGCTTTACACTCTGATTTCTGAGGGTATGTCAGACTTGGAGTATTTACAG CCGGCAATTGGCATCGTACTGGGCTTTATTGGATGTAAGATGATCTTGGATTTTTTTG GATTCCATGTCTCAACTGAAGCATCTCTTGGTGTTGTAGCTACTTGTCTTAGTGGTGGGGTGCTATTAAGTCTGGTGAATAAGTCTGATTAG
- the LOC115952792 gene encoding protein MODIFIER OF SNC1 11 isoform X1 — MATDSSEQLNLNNPTTTTTAAAEENPKKTLDDDSTTTTAVPPTTTTEPDHLEEEEEEEEPADEATDQPSVTTVDSDAKSGDDSKSAVAAASAPAAAASPVAGDVVDVDPASNIQKKIRRAERFGISLQLTEEEKRNSRKERFGTGSTVPGSDSEAFKKSEDLKRKARAERFGIRDSPVATDEDAKKKARLAKFAPVSKTDPLEEEKRKARTIRFSNPPKNSSSPVNGKGNMESKAAIAGKAGGGV; from the exons ATGGCCACCGATTCATCAGAGCAACTCAACCTCAACAACCCTACTACTACAACTACTGCTGCTGCAGaggaaaaccctaaaaaaaccCTAGACGACGACAGTACCACTACTACTGCTGTCcctcccaccaccaccaccgaaCCAGATCAcctcgaagaagaagaagaagaggaagagccAGCCGATGAGGCTACCGATCAGCCTTCTGTAACCACCGTCGATTCCGATGCGAAGTCCGGCGACGATTCGAAGAGCGCCGTAGCCGCCGCCTCCGCCCCGGCGGCGGCTGCCTCGCCTGTAGCAGGGGATGTTGTTGATGTGGATCCGGCTTCCAATATTCAGAAGAAGATCCGTCGTGCCGAGCGATTCGGAATTTCCTTGCAACTCACCGAGGAGGAGAAGCGTAATTCACGAAAGGAGAG GTTTGGCACCGGTTCCACAGTGCCTGGGTCAGACTCAGAGGCATTTAAGAAGTCAGAGGATCTGAAGAGGAAGGCTAGAGCAGAGAG gtTTGGGATTCGTGATTCGCCTGTGGCTACTGATGAGGATGCGAAGAAGAAAGCTCGGCTTGCCAAATTTGCACCGGTTTCTAAAACAGATCCCTtggaagaagagaaaaggaagGCAAGGACGATCAG GTTTTCAAACCCTCCAAAAAATTCTTCATCACCTGTGAATGGCAAAGGAAATATGGAGTCG AAGGCAGCTATTGCAGGCAAGGCTGGAGGAGGGGTTTGA
- the LOC115953413 gene encoding glutathione S-transferase L3-like — protein sequence MAAAIVNEHLPTPLDATSEQPPLFDGTTRLYVSYTCPFAQRVWILRNYKGLHDKIKLVPIDLQNRPAWYKEKVYHENKVPSLEHNGKIIGESLDLIKYVDSNFEGPSLHPNDPAKKEFAEELITYSDTFNKIVFTSFKGDTVKEAGPAFDHLENALHKFNDGPFFLGHELSLVDIAYIPFVEKFQAFLSGVWNYDITAGRPKLTKWIEEVNKIDAYKPTKADPKVIVEMFSARFLAKH from the exons atggCAGCTGC GATCGTGAACGAGCATCTTCCCACACCTTTGGATGCCACTTCTGAACAACCTCCTCTCTTTGATGGAACCACAAG GTTGTACGTCTCTTATACATGCCCATTTGCACAGCGTGTGTGGATCCTCAGGAACTATAAG GGATTACATGACAAGATTAAATTAGTTCCAATTGACCTTCAAAACAGGCCTGCTTGGTACAAAGAGAAAGTCTACCATGAAAACAAG GTACCCTCATTGGAACACAATGGAAAAATCATTGGGGAGAGCCTTGATTTGATTAAATATGTAGACAGCAACTTTGAAGGACCTTCTCTTCACCCCAAT GATCCTGCTAAAAAAGAGTTTGCTGAAGAACTGATAACCTACAGTGATACCTTCAACAAGATAGTGTTCACATCATTCAAAGGAGACACTGTCAAAGAAGCTG GCCCTGCTTTTGACCACCTAGAGAATGCTCTTCATAAATTTAATGATGGGCCTTTCTTCCTTGGCCATGAGCTCAGTTTG GTGGACATAGCTTACATCCCGTTTGTTGAAAAATTCCAAGCCTTCCTTTCAGGAGTGTGGAATTATGACATCACTGCAGGAAGGCCTAAACTTACTAAGTGGATCGAG GAGGTGAATAAGATTGATGCTTATAAGCCAACAAAGGCGGATCCCAAAGTGATCGTTGAAATGTTCAGTGCCCGCTTTTTG GCTAAGCACTGA